DNA from Bacillus sp. Marseille-P3661:
ACTTCGTTAATATGCATAATTATTAGTATATATACATTTTTCTTGAGCATTGATACTTCAAAAAAAAACAGTGATTGTATGATCGTTAAGACCATCAACACACTCTTTCCTCAAAAAAGGAAGTACTTGACTGAAAAAAAGTGTTGCATTTAATCAAGCAAAAACTGTGTCAACTCTTTCAAGCGGTCACATTAGTAGATAATCAAGATGAACTGCTCTACAAACACATACTCTGCTATGTGTTTTTTTTGGTGATTAATTTACCTGTTCAACTTCTAATATACAATGACTATTTTTTATTTATTTTCACTAAATCTATCAAAATTTGTTTCTATTTGTATTATAGTAGAGGTAAATATTATATCTTAGGAGTTTATATGAAAACTTTAAAAATAAAAATGTACGTTTCAATGATTATAACGACTTTATTATTTCTTACTTGTTTCATGCTCATTCAAATGTACTTAACTCAAAGTCAATCAGTTTCAGGTCAATCAACGGCTAATAAGGTAGCATTTGAACATACTCCAAAGCCTTTATCTTCATTACCTCTTAATAAGACCGTTCCGGTCAAATCAACGGCAACATTAGTTGGGATTGGGGACATTCTGATACATGGTACAGTCTACAAGGATGCTAGATTGCAAGACGGCAGCTATGATTTTACACATATGCTAGAATCTGTGTCACCATATATTGAATCTGCGGATATTGCATTTGCCAACCAGGAGACTGTTATTGGCGGCTCAGAAATAGGGCTATCGACATACCCAAGATTTAATAGTCCATTTGAGGTTGGTGATGCATTAAAAAAAATCGGCATTGATGTTGTATCAATGGCCAACAATCATACATTAGATCGTGGAGAAGAAGCTATTCGCAACGCTATAAACTATTGGAATAAACTAGGTATAACATATGTAGGTTCTTATCTATCCGAGGAGGATCAACAGACCATTAGAGTTATCCAAAAGAATGATATTTCTTTTTCATTCCTTGCTTATACCTATGGGACAAATGGCATACCTGTGCCAAAAGGCAAAGAGTATTTAGTAAATCTAATTAATACAGAAAAAATTAAAGAAGAAATTAACAGGGCAAAGTCTTTATCAGACGTCGTCGTGGTTAGCTTACATTTTGGTAATGAATATATACGTTTACCAAACGAACAACAAAAACAACTTGTTAAGGAGCTAGTAAATGCTGGTGCAAATATTATATTAGGACATCACCCACATGTACTTCAGCCAACAGAGTGGGTTACATCTGAAACTGGTAATAAAGCCTTTGTGATCTATTCTTTAGGAAATTTTTTATCAGGCCAAAAAGAACTCTATCGGGAAATTGGTGGTATTATCCAGCTGGAAATTGAAAAAACAAGAAATGGTAATCATACTTCGATTATAATTAAAAATCCAGCATTTTTACCGACCTATGTTGTCAAAACAGGCTCAAGTAATTTCAAAGTTATTCCGCTAAAGAATGCTGGTAAAAGTCCAAGCATATACGACGATATTACAGCACATATGAAACAATGGGTACCTGATTTAGAAATACTGCAATAATAAAAAATGCCTGAATTAGGATAGATACTAATTCAGGCATTTTCTCATTTTCCCCTCTCCTCTACCGGAATATGTACAGGTATCTCAAACCACCAGATAAAAAAGACTACTATGAGTAATGTAACCATATAGGCTATTAATGGTTTCTTATAAAATAACCGTAGCATAGGGAACATAAAACAATCAAAAAAGACTGACCAGCTATAACTCCAGCCATATTGATATTCAATATGACCAGTCTTCACGAAAATCCACTCAATTCCAGCATACCATCCTATATACCACACATAATGAAGAAAAACTCTTCCTATGCCTTTGTCTTCTGGATAATTCCCAATAAATAAAAGTGCCGTTGCAGGAAAAACAATGAAAGTATATAACATTTCAGTTAGTGTATGAGTACTAATAAAATCCGCATCTAGCCGCCAAAGAAAGTGATTCGCTGTCAGAAAATTATAGAGAAGATTTCCTAGTGCAAAGTATAACATAACCGTATGGTACTTTTGCCAATTCCTCCAGTTTCCTGCCTTCCACACGATTACAATCATAATAATAGACAAAAGCAAATGCATCAGTGTAATCTCCTTGTGGCTTTTTTTGTTAATATACGATAACCTGACCTATCTTATTCAATTGACAAGCGAATACAATTGACATTTATCGTTTTTTTTTCTATTATAAATCGTAATGGTTACGATAATAGTTAAGGTTATTATAACCGTTGTTTAATAAAGCATTAACTGCCTTTTAATTTAGGCTGAATTTTTTCTAAGAAGGTAGATATACGATGAATTGGCCATTTTTAACAATCATAAGGTTTTACCAGAAATTTATTTCTCCTTTAAAACCTCCAACATGTCGTTTTTATCCAACATGCTCACATTATGGACTCGAAGCTATTCAACGGTTTGGTATTATCAAGGGTGGGTATTACACGCTTATACGAATCTTAAAATGCCATCCCTTCCATCCAGGTGGAATAGACCCGGTACCTGAAAAAGTAAATAAACTAAAAAATAGTCGGTGATATAATATGGAAAAATCAAATGAAGAACAGGTCATAAATGTTAAAGATGTTTCTTTTGCATATGATAACAAACTTGTACTAGATCATGTATCGTTTAAAATAACAAAAGGAACATTTTTAGGTTTAGTTGGTCCAAATGGATCTGGAAAATCTACGCTTATTAAGTTGATATTAGGAATTTTAAAGCCAAAACAGGGTGAGATCCTAATGTATGGTACTCCCATTCATAAGTTTAAACAGCGCCATCTAATTGGTTTTGTATCTCAAAAGGCAAATAGTTTTAATACTGGTTTTCCTGCAACAGTACTTGAAGTTGTCTTAAGTGGACTAACTTCTAAAGTAGGCTTATTTAAATTTATCAATAACAGCCATAAACAATTAGCACTTGACGCAATTAAGGCGGTAGAAATGGAAGAATACGCCTATCAAAATATTGGTGAACTTTCAGGTGGACAACAACAGCGTGTCTTTATAGCTAGATCATTAGTAAGTAAACCCGAATTACTTATTTTAGATGAACCCACTGTCGGTGTAGATCAAAAAAACGTAGAAAGCTTTTATAATATGCTGGCTCATTTGAATAAAGAAAAAGGTATAACATTAATTATGGTTACTCACGATGTCGGCACAATTACACATCACGCTACACATGTTGCATGCTTAAATAAAAACCTTCATTTTCATGGGGAATCAAATGAATTTCAAGCAATCAATCATGCTGATTTATCTGACTTTTATGGTCATGATTTACAAGTACTAACGCATAACCACCAGCATGGAGGTGCAAGTCATTGATTGAAAATATACTCCAATATGAGTTTTTACAAAATGCCTTTTTCACAGGAATCATGATTGGTATTTTAGCGCCTCTGTTAGGTGTATTTATTGTAGTCAGAAGATTATCTCTAATAGCCGATGCATTAAGCCATATTACTCTTGCAGGGATAGCCGCAAGCATGTTACTTGAAAAAAAAGTTATGGCTTTCCAAGGGTTGAATCCTATATATATGGGAATGGTATTTTCTGTCGGCGGATCCATGCTAATCGAAAACCTTCGTAAAATTTATAAGCATTATCAAGAGTTAGCCATACCGATTATTTTATCAGGCGGTGTCGGTTTAAGCGTAGTCTTTATATCTTTGGCTGACGGTTTCAATACAGACCTTTTCACTTATTTATTTGGTAGTGTTACCGCCGTGAGCAGAGTCGATCTATGGACCATTTTAATTGTAACAATTGTAGTTATCTCGATGATCGTCTTATTTTTCAAAGAACTTTTTATTTTATCATTTGATGAAGAACATGCTGTTGTATCTGGTATAAATGCTAAATGGATTCACTTTTTGTTTATTGTAATGGTTGCTATAGTCATTGCAGCTTCGATGAGAATCGTCGGTGTGTTGCTTGTTTCAGCTTTGATGACCTTACCGGTTGCATCTAGTATTAGGATCGCACGAGGTTTTAAACAGACAATCCTTTATTCTGTTCTTTTTGGTGAAATAGCTGTAGTCGGCGGCTTAATTGTTGCTTACTATTTGGATATTGCTCCCGGGGGCACTATTGTTATTTTTTCGATTTTAATATTGATGACAACAATACTAATCAAAAAAATCACTCGTTCCTTACCAAGAAAAACTGCAAGGAGTAGATTCGATGAATATAGATGAAGCCCTTCATATTCTTAAGGATGAAGGATACAAGCATACTGACAAACGGGCAGATATTTTACGCTTGTTTTCAAATCATGATGGTTACCTTACCGCAAAAGATGTACAGGACCGGTTAAAAGATGGTTATCCTAGTCTTAGTTTTGATACGATTTATCGTAACTTATACTTATTTTCTAAGTTAAAAATATTAGAATCCACTGATATAAATGGTGAAAAACATTTCAGGTTTACCTGTGATGCCAACCATCATCACCACCATTTTATATGCTTGGATTGTGGAAAAACAGAGCAAATCCATGCCTGTCCAATGCGTTTACTTGAAAACGATATGGAAAACTTCCAAATTACTAGTCATAAGTTTGAAATTTATGGCCGCTGTCCCGAATGTTTGATAACTGATAACGATAAATAAAGCATAAATTTAATTGAAAATCACCACCCTAATTAGTGATTGTTAGTTACGGGGAGGTGATTCTTTTGAATAGAAATAGTCCTGATTTTGATCAATTAAATGACCGAGTTATTGCGGACTCTACTTCTGCACCTACATTTGTTATTAAAACGAATCTAGATCCCAAAAACATTAAAGAGGAAAATCCTTACTATAATGAACATGCCTCTCCAACAGAGAAAGAGAAACTTAAAGAGTTTTTCGATTAATCCTATATTAATTGAACCCGCTTTTAAGCGGGTTTATTTAATAATAAAGATAGCTTTTATAGCCTTCAGATTTTAGTAATTTATTCCAAGTAAGTGTCGATTTTCTGTCAACTTTGTTTTATCATTAAAAGTTAACAAGTTTGTCATTGGAATCATTCTTTTTAAAATTTATAATAAGCTTATAAATATCATGACACCAACAATTCGGGAGGGTATGAGGAATATGCAACTTATGATCACTAAACCTGCATTAGAATGGTACAAAAGGGAAATGGAGCTAGCAAACGGAGATTATGTACGTTTTTTCGCAAGATATGGTGGTTCTAGTCCTCTTCAAAAAGGATTTTCATTAGGAATGTCAATGGATATGCCTAAGGAACCCGAAGTCCAGGTTAAAAACGAAGGAATTACTTTCTTTATTGAAAGAGAGGACTTATGGTATTTTGATAAGCATAACCTAACGGTAATTTATAACGATACTATTGATGAAATAGAATTCCAATATAACTAACAAACTTGACGAGATTTCGAAATGAAATCTCGTTTTTGTGGACCTAACCAAATTTATTTACTTGGCAACCTCATTTAAGTAGGATTAACCTATGAGTTCTCAAAATTAATTTTATCTGGCGAGTCCATTTTAAATCTTTGTATATGACTTATTAAGCCTTCCTGCTTAAGTATTTCTACTTGTTTTATACCAATTAAATCAAAATGGGGGAATTTTGATCGATTATGTATCCACTCTTGCTTTAATCCATATTGATGCCCCCAGTGTATAAGTTTGTTCAAATCACTGCAACCTACTTTTGTCACTGTGGTACAATCGGGAAATCTTGGATGAATCCAATAGTGAGTTAGAAAAGCAATATTACCACTTTCCACAACACTTTTCCATTCCTCTAGCTCATGTCGTTTAATTCCAAAGGCCACGCTTATTCACCCTTTTTCTTTGCGTTTTCATACGCATCATGCCATTTTGGATATAGCTTTGAAATTCGAATAGGCCGAAAAGAATCTTTTTTAACACAAATATGATCTGTTTGCCCGCTTGCTGCCAGCTCCCCACTTTCATTGATTACTTCGTACCCATAGACAACACGAAAGCCATCGTATGATTCTATCCATGTCTTTACAATTCCTGTTTCACCATAGTGCATTGCTTTTTTATAGGAGACCTTTACATCTAATACAGGTGAAACAATACCATCTTGTTCCATTTCAGCATAATTAAATCCTAGTTCCTTAATGAGTTTAGTTCGTCCGATTTCAAACCAAATCAGATAATTAGCATGATACACTACACCCATTTGATCTGTTTCTGCGTATCGGACATCAATTTTTTCTTCTGTAATTAACATTTGTATTCTCCTCACATTAATGGTTCTTTATCTATTTTACCATATAACAATTATTCTTCCTTTTAGTTGCTTATTTAAAATTCGGTTTAAATTTTTAATTGAAAAGGACAGGATTGTCTCCTGCCCTTTTCTACACATAATTATTTGTAACCATTTTCGCGAGCTGCAGCTTCATCCTTAATTTCTTCACGCATTGCGTGAATGGATTCTTCACGACGTTTATTTTTTTCTTCAATTCGTTGACGTTCAGCTCCATCAGCAAATTGCATTGTGTCATGTGATTCTTCAATGTTCTCAATTGTATTTTGTACCATACTTTGAAGTTTTTCTACATTATCACTACGATCATCTGGTTTTGGTTTGTTCATCGCAATTCTCTCCTTTTTAAAAAGTTCATACTATGATATTTTTCCAAAGTTGAGCCTTTACATTCGTGTTTTTGAATTGAAATTATTCACCTTTAGTTTGAATTACTTGTGGTGACTCGCCGGTTTGATTTTGATACTTTTTCCCTTTATTATTTCCATACTTTCGTGGCTGTGTTCCAATATGATTAGGCTGAAATTGTTGATATTGATTCGGATTTGTCATAGCTAAAACCTCCCTAAAATTTTTTGGACGTTCACTATTAATATCAACATGATTTGACTTTTATATAAAAGAAAAAGCAGGAAAAAGCAAATCGCTTTTTTCCTGCTACATTAATCTTGCTTGGGCACGTTTCTCTAAACGTTCTTCTATTTTATTTAATGCTTCACGATCATTTAGTAATTCCCTCTTGTTTTCTGATACTAAATCCTTAAATGATCTGCCTTTAAATTTTCTCATTCTCTTCACTCCATTTTAAATTTTCGAAAAACTCTTATTTCAATTATTGCCAAAATTTACAATGTCCATTCATGGAACATTTAAATATTTTTTAATACTAAAAAAGCTCTACAATGAGTGTAGAGCTACTTTTAATCGAGTTTTGAAAGACCGTTTAACATCTGTTCATAGTTTAACGTACCCGTAAATTTGTCTTGAATCTTTCCCTCACTATCGATAAAGTAAGTAGTTGGTAGCGCAATTACCTGGTAGGTTTCACTTACCTCACCCTTTTCATCAACCAAGACCGGAAAAGACAATCCTAATTCATTGATAAACTCCTCTGGTGCTGCCGTGCTTGTTTCAGTATGAAAAGCATTAACTGCAACAATACTAATTCCTTTTTCTTTATATTCCTCATGCAATTGCTGCATCTCAGGCATTTCGGCACGGCAAGGTCCACACCATGATGCCCAGAAGTTTAACATAACCTTTTGACCCTGGAAATCTGATAATTTCTTTGATTCACCATTTAATAATAGAAGTTCGAAATCTGGGGCTAGGTTACCTTTTTCAATACCAACTGCTACATTTTTATCCATAAATACAGTAGTATAAAGCGTATATCCAATAAGGCCAACAAATAAAAGTAGTACAAGAGCTTTTTTCACAAATTCCATCCTCTCCGATGTAGAATATAGTTTAGTTTGATATGGTTTCATTAGCGGTGAAAATTTGGAGTAAAAAATATATGCACTGTACAATACCAAAACAATTAAAGTATTCGATAGGGCATCTTTGTCTACTACAATACAAAGGAGTAAATAAACTATAGAAAAAGTAATCACTCCTATGAAAATCGTATCAATCAAAATTTTAAGCGGGAACATTGCTTTTCTATTCTGCATATATATGTATATAATAGCGCCAAATACTCCAAATGTCGCTCCATATGTTCCGCCTGTATAATAAATTATGCTACTTGGATTTAAAATTGCTTTAGAAGTAAAGAAAATCATATAGCTAAATTTCCATATAAACAACCACAATATGATGGCATTCATAAGGTGGTTGATGATATTGGTTCGAATAGCAGAATTGTATCTTAGTCGATACCTTATTATTATATAAGCAATCATAAAAGAAATAAATACAAAAAGATATTGATACTTAATTAGAAATGGTCCTATTAACATTCCATCGTTCAGCAAACCAAACACCACCTATAATACCACTAACCGTATTAATCTTACCAAAAAAAGAACAGTAGTGCCATAGCACTAACAAGTTTACTTCAGAGGTGCAAACATTGTAAAACACATAGGAAAGCGCACTTGAATTCACTTTATAATTCACAGTGCGTTTTTTATTGATTTATAAACATGTTGGCGAATTTTAATAACTAATCGTCTCCTAATTCACATAGTAAATCACAGGGTATGAAATAAATATTGGAGGGTGCTTGATTTTGAGATTTAGTATGTAGATTATCATTGAGTAACCAGAGTTATTAATAATAAGCGGAGATTTTTCGGTTAAACAGCAGGATAGAGCTTGGTTCGGGGTATATAAGCGGAGATTTTCCGATTAAGCAAAGTAAAGGTACCCATTTTTACGTTTTTCGAGTAAATAGGCGGAATCTTTCCGTCTATTTAAGCTATTTTCAGTGCTATTTCCTAATTAAGCGAAATTTCTCCGCTTATTTATCAAATTCGCTTTGGCATCTAATGAAATTGGACAACTTACGGGTGGTTTCGGGAAAAAATGAAAAGTAAAAAGGGCTTAGAGATATTGCATCCCTAAGCCTTTTTACTGTGAAGTTTATGTGATTTGCTAATTTGATTCAGTCTGCAATTTACCGTTTTGCACCTCACAAGTAAACCCGTTTGCCATAGCACTACTGTTTTTTAATTTATTGAGCTAATTTTTCACGAAGTACCATTTGTAGGATACCGCCATGACGGTAGTAGTCGATTTCAACTTCAGAGTCGAAACGAGCAAGTACTTCAAATTCTACTTTAGAACCATCTTCTTTAGTAGCTGTAACTTTTAAGAAGTCACGAGGTTTAACATCTTCACCGATTTGAACCTCAATTGTTTCTTTACCAGTTAAACCGAGTGATTCAGCGTTGTCTCCTTCTTTAAATTGAAGAGGAAGAACACCCATTAACACAAGGTTAGAACGATGAATACGCTCATAGCTCTCAGCAATAACAGTCTTAATGCCAAGTAGGTTTGTACCTTTAGCTGCCCAGTCACGAGATGAACCCATACCATAATCTTTACCTGCAAGTACAACTAAGCCAGTTCCATCTTGCTTATATTTCATTGCTGCATCATAAATTGATGTAACTTCGTTTGTTGGCCAGTAAGTAGTCCATCCACCTTCTGTACCTGGTGCGATTTGGTTGCGGATACGAATGTTAGCAAATGTTCCTCTTGTCATAACACGGTCGTTACCGCGACGAGAACCGTATGAGTTGAAGTCACGTGGACTTACACCCTTCTCTTGTAGGTATTTACCTGCAGGAGAATCTTTTGCAATTGAACCAGCTGGTGAAATATGGTCAGTTGTAACTGTATCACCGAACTTACCGATTACTCTCATACCAGTTAATGGCTTAATTTCATTAAGCTCTTTTGATAATCCTTCAAAGAATGGAGGATTTTGAATGTAAGTAGAATCATCGTTCCAGTTGTATAGTGCATCATCTGGAGACTCGATTTGATTCCAGCGAGAATTGCTCTTGAATACATCTTCATATTCTCTGCGGAATAGTTCTGGTGTAACTGTTTTCTCAACAACAGCTTGAACTTCTTCCTTAGTTGGCCAGATGTCGCTAAAGAATACCTCATTGCCATCTTTGTCTTTACCTAATGAATCTTTTTGTAGGTCAACATCAACATTACCCACTAATGAATATGCAACTACTAATGGCGGTGAAGCTAAGTAGTTAGCTTTAAATAAAAGATGGATACGACCTTCAAAGTTACGGTTACCAGAAAGTACTGATGTAACTGTTAAGTCGTTATCAGAAATTGCTTGTTCAATTTCATCTGCTAATGGACCTGAGTTACCGATACATGTTGTACAGCCGTAACCAACAATGTTGTAACCAAGTTGCTCTAAGTATGGTAGTAAACCAGAATCACGAAGGTATCCAGTAACAACCTTTGAACCTGGAGCTAATGAAGTTTTAACATATGCAGGTACTTCTAGACCTTTTTCAACAGCTTTCTTCGCTACTAAACCAGCAGCCACTAATACATATGGATTAGATGTATTTGTACAGCTTGTAATAGCTGCGATTGCGATTGCACCTGTTTTCATAGTTGTTTCAGTGCCATCAGCAAGCTTAACTGTTACTTCTTTATCAAATTCAGCTTCTGTTAAGCCAAGACCTTGTGTTCCTTGAGGAGCCACAACCGCCTTCTTAAATGACTCTTGCATCTTTGAAAGTGGAATTAAGTCTTGTGGACGCTTAGGACCAGAAAGGTTAGCTTCAATTTCAGAAAGATTCACTTCTACTGTATCTGTATATACAGGATCAACACTTTCACCAGCAACATAGAATAAACCATTTGCACGGCAGTATGCTTCAACAAGTGCGATTTGTTCTTCTGGACGGCCAGTTAGACGTAAGTAGTTAAGTGCTTCTTCGTCAACTGGGAAGAAACCACATGTTGCACCATATTCAGGAGCCATGTTTGAGATTGTCGCACGGTCTGCTAAAGGCATTTCAGCAAGTCCTGGTCCGAAGAATTCTACGAACTTACCTACTACCTTCTTCTCACGTAATACTTGTGTTACTTTTAATGCAACATCAGTTGCAGTTGTTCCACTTGGAAGCTTACCAGTTAATTTAACACCGATAACTTCTGGAACTGGGAAGTATGAAGGTTGTCCAAGCATTCCTGCTTCTGCTTCAATACCGCCTACACCCCATCCAAGAACACCAATACCGTTAATCATCGTAGTATGTGAGTCTGTACCTACTAAAGTATCTGGGAATGCAACAACATCACCATTGTCTTCTTTAGTCATTACAACATCTGCAAGGTACTCAAGGTTAACTTGGTGAACGATACCTGTTGCAGGCGGAACTGCACGGTAGTTATCAAATGCTTTTTGAGCCCAGCTTAAGAACTGGTAACGTTCTTGGTTACGTTCGAACTCTAAATCCATGTTAAATTCTAATGAATCACTAGTACCAGCTTTGTCTACTTGTACTGAGTGGTCAATTACAAGGTCAACTGGAATTTCAGGATTAATTTTAGCAGCGTCTCCACCCATATCTGCCATTGCTTTTCTTAGAGAAGCTAAGTCTACAACAGCTGGAACGCCTGTAAAGTCTTGTAAAATAACACGAGAAGGCTTAAATGGAACATCGATATCTTGAAGCTCGCTCGTTCCCCATTTTGCTAAGTTTTCTACATGTTCTTTCGTAATAACACGTCCGTCTACTTGACGTAGAACTGACTCTAGCAATACCTTAATGGAGTATGGTAATTTTGAAATATTACCAACACCTTCAAGGGCAGCTAGGTCGAAATAGTTGTACGTTTTACCGTTTGATTCAAACGATTTACGTGCGTTAAATACATCATTGTTTGCCATAGGTATGTATCCCCCTCATATAATATTATACATGTCGTCCATAATAGAAATGAATTAACATGTCTCCAACTATGTTTGCACTTTTTCATTTTAATAGAATTCTAATTATAAGTAAATAACAAGAACCCAATCAATCGACATAAGTTTCGCTTATAGCAATATTCATACATATTTGTCTAAAAATTAGCACAGTCTATGATTGGAGGTGAAGTACATTATGCCTAAACGTAGAGCAAATCATATAATTCCTGGCATGAATGCTGCAAAAGCTCAAGGTACTGGTGCAGGCTATAACGAAGAGTTATCCAATGAACCATTAACTGAAACGCAAAAACAACATAATAAAAAGCGAAAGAAAAATCAATAGTACATTGATTTAGTATGCATTAATTCGCTAATAAATATGTATACAATTAAAGGAGCTTGAAAATATTTCAAGCTCTTTTGTGATTTTTGCTTTTATTTGAAATTTTTTTTTATAAAATCTAACATCTATCAAGAACAATTGATGACAAAAAAACGCATTCATTCCATAGGAAATTCAATGCGTTTTTATTAGGTCCATTGCTTTATCAGTTATTCCTCAAAATCGACATTATTTACAATATTTTGTAAATCACCTTTAAACTTTTGTAATTGATCTAATTGAGTTTCAGACGCTACTTCTAAGGCATTGTCTATTTGTGAGAAGGCCTCGTATACTTCATTTTTTAAATCCTTAAGATGTGCACCATAGTCAGGATCATTTTTTACTAAATCTTTATAAATATCGACAGCATGGTCGACTCCTTGTTGTGCAGCTTGAAATGCTTGTTGTTTATCTTTTCTGTATGGCATTATTCCAACTCCTTAATCATGTTGCTTATAAAACTCTAAGCAATAGTATGGACTAAAAAGTTTGGTTTGATACAAGTGAAGAGAAACGATTTTAGGAATAATTCTTTTACTTCTATCCAACCTATGAATAAAGGAGGGATTTTCATGGGCTCAGGCCGTACAAATCAACCAAAAAACCAACAAGAACATACCAATCAACCACAGGCATTAAGCGGATCAAAAAAAGTTAAAAATCACAATCATACAAGACAAAAGAACAATCAAGGACACGATATGTAAACTAACTGATTGCTGAAAATGCAGCAATTATATACGGAATTTCATCGTCCGTAATAGTTCTAAAATCCAACAATACTTTTTCATCTTTTTGGCGGGTAACGATGCTTGGTGTATGATGTCTAAGCTTAGTAGCTAGCTGCTCAGAACTACATTCCATATTTGAAATAGCTGCTACAAACGTGACTAAATGGACATCAGGCATTGTACCTCCCCCAATTTGTGAATGCTCTTGCTCGATACTGCAATCAAATTGATTGCCACATCGCTCTATTAAAAGTTCTTTAAATTTATCTGCTCGATCATAGATTTCAACTGGTGTTTGCAAAATATCACGAATTGTTGGGATTTCCTTTATAGACTCTTCACCAAGCAAATACGCTTTTAGTGTTGCTTCAAGGGCAGCAAATGTCATTTTATCAACACGTAGCACCCTGGCAAGCTGATGCTTTTTCAGTTTATCTATATATTTCTTCTTACCGGCAATAATGCCAGCCTGAGGACCACCTAATAATTTATCACCACTAAAAGAAACAAGGTCTGCTCCCATGTTAATAACTTCACTCACTACTGGTTCTTCACTAATTCCATGCTGTTTAAAGTCATA
Protein-coding regions in this window:
- a CDS encoding redoxin domain-containing protein, whose amino-acid sequence is MLNDGMLIGPFLIKYQYLFVFISFMIAYIIIRYRLRYNSAIRTNIINHLMNAIILWLFIWKFSYMIFFTSKAILNPSSIIYYTGGTYGATFGVFGAIIYIYMQNRKAMFPLKILIDTIFIGVITFSIVYLLLCIVVDKDALSNTLIVLVLYSAYIFYSKFSPLMKPYQTKLYSTSERMEFVKKALVLLLFVGLIGYTLYTTVFMDKNVAVGIEKGNLAPDFELLLLNGESKKLSDFQGQKVMLNFWASWCGPCRAEMPEMQQLHEEYKEKGISIVAVNAFHTETSTAAPEEFINELGLSFPVLVDEKGEVSETYQVIALPTTYFIDSEGKIQDKFTGTLNYEQMLNGLSKLD
- the acnA gene encoding aconitate hydratase AcnA, encoding MANNDVFNARKSFESNGKTYNYFDLAALEGVGNISKLPYSIKVLLESVLRQVDGRVITKEHVENLAKWGTSELQDIDVPFKPSRVILQDFTGVPAVVDLASLRKAMADMGGDAAKINPEIPVDLVIDHSVQVDKAGTSDSLEFNMDLEFERNQERYQFLSWAQKAFDNYRAVPPATGIVHQVNLEYLADVVMTKEDNGDVVAFPDTLVGTDSHTTMINGIGVLGWGVGGIEAEAGMLGQPSYFPVPEVIGVKLTGKLPSGTTATDVALKVTQVLREKKVVGKFVEFFGPGLAEMPLADRATISNMAPEYGATCGFFPVDEEALNYLRLTGRPEEQIALVEAYCRANGLFYVAGESVDPVYTDTVEVNLSEIEANLSGPKRPQDLIPLSKMQESFKKAVVAPQGTQGLGLTEAEFDKEVTVKLADGTETTMKTGAIAIAAITSCTNTSNPYVLVAAGLVAKKAVEKGLEVPAYVKTSLAPGSKVVTGYLRDSGLLPYLEQLGYNIVGYGCTTCIGNSGPLADEIEQAISDNDLTVTSVLSGNRNFEGRIHLLFKANYLASPPLVVAYSLVGNVDVDLQKDSLGKDKDGNEVFFSDIWPTKEEVQAVVEKTVTPELFRREYEDVFKSNSRWNQIESPDDALYNWNDDSTYIQNPPFFEGLSKELNEIKPLTGMRVIGKFGDTVTTDHISPAGSIAKDSPAGKYLQEKGVSPRDFNSYGSRRGNDRVMTRGTFANIRIRNQIAPGTEGGWTTYWPTNEVTSIYDAAMKYKQDGTGLVVLAGKDYGMGSSRDWAAKGTNLLGIKTVIAESYERIHRSNLVLMGVLPLQFKEGDNAESLGLTGKETIEVQIGEDVKPRDFLKVTATKEDGSKVEFEVLARFDSEVEIDYYRHGGILQMVLREKLAQ
- the sspO gene encoding small acid-soluble spore protein O; its protein translation is MPKRRANHIIPGMNAAKAQGTGAGYNEELSNEPLTETQKQHNKKRKKNQ
- a CDS encoding small acid-soluble spore protein P; amino-acid sequence: MGSGRTNQPKNQQEHTNQPQALSGSKKVKNHNHTRQKNNQGHDM